The Clostridium sp. AWRP genome has a window encoding:
- a CDS encoding acyl-CoA dehydrogenase family protein, translating to MSLLYTKEQKELIALVKEMAENEIKPHVQELDEKGECPRELFKYAFDMGLHMLEIPEEYGGTGLSYETTAMIFEELAKVDAGYAITLVTTFVALRNVILSGTKDQGKYFADIIGKGNFAGFALTEPNAGSDPAGMRGTAVKDGDEYILNATKTFITNGALASVFVGIFKTNPEAGNKGISAFIVDANTPGITIGKHEDKMGLRLSNTTDVTFENVRVPASNMLGEEGSGFKLALNSLNLSRAFVATLAVGIMQRALDESVKYAKERKQFGKPIIKFQMVQQMLADMAIKIEASRALVNNTMKLMDNGNLVRKEGAITKAFVSDCAQEVTSNAVQIFGGYGYSKEYPVEKLMRDCKVFQIFEGANQIQRMTIAGALEKEYK from the coding sequence ATGAGCTTATTATATACAAAGGAACAAAAAGAATTAATTGCTCTTGTAAAAGAAATGGCAGAAAATGAAATCAAACCACATGTTCAGGAGCTGGATGAAAAGGGCGAATGTCCAAGAGAATTGTTTAAATATGCCTTTGATATGGGACTTCATATGCTTGAGATTCCAGAAGAATATGGTGGAACAGGACTGAGTTATGAAACTACAGCTATGATTTTTGAAGAGCTTGCAAAGGTAGATGCAGGATATGCAATTACACTTGTTACTACATTTGTTGCTTTGAGAAATGTAATTCTTTCTGGTACCAAAGATCAGGGCAAATATTTTGCAGATATAATTGGAAAAGGAAATTTTGCGGGTTTCGCTCTTACAGAGCCAAATGCAGGTTCTGACCCTGCAGGAATGAGAGGAACAGCTGTAAAAGATGGTGATGAATATATATTGAACGCAACAAAAACATTTATCACTAATGGTGCACTGGCTTCTGTGTTTGTAGGAATCTTTAAAACAAACCCTGAAGCAGGCAATAAAGGTATTTCAGCTTTTATAGTAGATGCAAATACACCGGGAATTACTATTGGAAAACATGAAGACAAAATGGGTCTTCGTTTATCAAATACTACAGATGTTACTTTTGAAAATGTAAGAGTCCCAGCTTCTAATATGCTTGGAGAGGAAGGCTCAGGATTTAAACTTGCATTAAATTCTCTTAACTTATCTAGAGCTTTTGTTGCTACATTAGCAGTAGGTATTATGCAGAGGGCTTTGGATGAATCTGTAAAGTATGCAAAAGAAAGAAAGCAGTTTGGCAAGCCTATAATTAAATTTCAAATGGTACAACAGATGCTTGCAGATATGGCAATAAAAATAGAAGCTTCTAGAGCACTTGTAAATAATACTATGAAGTTAATGGATAATGGAAATCTTGTTCGTAAAGAAGGTGCCATTACTAAAGCATTTGTATCTGATTGTGCACAGGAAGTTACGTCAAATGCAGTTCAGATTTTCGGCGGATATGGATACAGCAAGGAATATCCAGTTGAAAAGCTTATGAGAGACTGCAAAGTGTTCCAGATTTTTG
- a CDS encoding CoA transferase, with the protein MEPLKGIKVVDLTTYLAAPTTARIMGEWGADLIKIEAPKGDPARGQGSVFNMPFSDEENLPFDVANMDKRFITINLKTESGREVAYKLLEKADVFITNTRTKSLVKLGMDYDTLKEKFPKLIFAQVLGYGEKGPAKDRPGFDATCYMARGGVLGTTVDKGGSPMNPPNGYGDFQVSICLLSGICGALFNRERTGKGDKITVSLQHAASFMLSVAMISAQYGNEYPKSRKEVPNPFNNCYRTKDNKWVVMCCPEYDRDYDKIMNLLDVKDMVGNKKYNNCAKINSDKLNHEVVDILDEAISKINRDDLLKILEENELPCEAANEPLDVYKDEQVWANNILTKVDYPSGKRMVPTNPILFGSMPEPIIKTCKPQGAHTEEIMKELGYSSSEVEEYINEGAVAGLKLLKNNGEG; encoded by the coding sequence ATGGAACCTTTAAAAGGGATTAAGGTGGTAGATTTAACCACATATTTAGCAGCTCCTACTACTGCTAGGATTATGGGAGAATGGGGCGCTGACTTAATTAAAATCGAAGCCCCCAAAGGGGATCCAGCAAGAGGACAGGGTTCAGTATTTAATATGCCTTTTAGTGATGAAGAAAATTTGCCATTTGATGTGGCAAATATGGATAAGAGATTTATCACTATAAATTTAAAAACAGAAAGTGGACGAGAAGTTGCTTATAAATTGTTAGAAAAGGCAGATGTATTTATTACAAATACAAGAACAAAATCACTTGTGAAACTAGGTATGGATTATGATACCTTAAAAGAAAAATTTCCAAAACTTATTTTTGCACAGGTTTTAGGATATGGAGAAAAGGGACCTGCAAAAGATAGACCGGGTTTTGATGCTACTTGCTATATGGCAAGAGGAGGTGTCTTAGGCACAACAGTAGATAAAGGTGGTTCTCCAATGAATCCACCTAATGGATATGGAGATTTTCAGGTTTCAATATGTCTTTTATCTGGTATATGCGGAGCTTTGTTTAATAGAGAAAGGACAGGAAAAGGAGATAAGATAACTGTAAGTCTTCAGCATGCTGCATCATTTATGTTAAGCGTTGCTATGATTTCAGCACAATATGGAAATGAATATCCAAAGAGCCGAAAAGAAGTTCCAAATCCATTTAATAACTGTTATCGTACGAAGGATAATAAGTGGGTTGTAATGTGCTGTCCTGAATATGATAGAGATTACGATAAAATTATGAATTTATTAGATGTTAAAGATATGGTAGGAAATAAAAAATACAATAATTGTGCAAAAATAAATTCAGATAAGCTAAATCATGAAGTAGTAGATATACTTGATGAGGCTATTTCCAAGATTAATAGGGATGATTTGTTGAAAATACTTGAAGAAAATGAGCTGCCGTGTGAAGCAGCAAATGAGCCTTTGGATGTTTATAAAGATGAGCAGGTTTGGGCAAACAATATTTTAACTAAAGTAGATTACCCTTCAGGAAAAAGAATGGTTCCTACTAATCCAATTTTATTTGGTTCTATGCCGGAACCTATAATAAAAACTTGTAAACCTCAAGGTGCACATACAGAGGAAATCATGAAAGAATTGGGTTACAGCAGCAGTGAGGTTGAAGAATACATAAACGAAGGAGCTGTAGCTGGATTGAAACTGCTAAAAAATAATGGGGAGGGTTAA
- a CDS encoding acyl-CoA dehydrogenase family protein — MSKLNEKEFQDYLKQIRALAEGPFEEIQKEVEVTNKFPQKFFDLSIENNLYRCALPEQYGGWGLSETQILQVQEEFSRGPGGMRMHLHYAMDLNWRILDDFGSKELKDEYMDKFQDKTIFTCFALTEETGGTGADLHTRAVKDGDYYIMNGEKTLISHTDCCEFAYVIAVTDPDAPKDKRLSAFFVPVNTPGYEIVPMPHMMGCRGAGHAGLKFTNMKLDKKYLLGKEGEGLKIAMHSLSVSRAHIAVSNLGMSQRMLEMTIKRAKDRVTFGKPLVKRQAIQQTIADMGTEIHALRLMVYDFAKDYEAGKEIEMKAAMCKLHSINTVKLVSDYMLEIFGGIGYFEECEYGPVERLYRDCRAMWLEEGPRTVQRLTASRKLIANGGNTEEE, encoded by the coding sequence ATGTCAAAATTAAATGAAAAAGAATTTCAGGATTATCTGAAACAAATTAGAGCTTTAGCTGAAGGACCTTTTGAAGAAATACAAAAAGAAGTTGAGGTTACTAATAAATTTCCTCAGAAGTTTTTTGATCTATCAATTGAAAACAATTTATACAGATGCGCATTGCCAGAACAATATGGTGGATGGGGATTAAGTGAGACACAAATTTTACAGGTACAAGAAGAGTTCAGCAGAGGACCAGGTGGAATGCGTATGCATCTTCATTATGCAATGGATTTAAACTGGAGAATTCTTGATGACTTTGGAAGTAAAGAATTAAAAGATGAATATATGGATAAATTTCAAGATAAAACAATCTTCACATGCTTTGCATTAACTGAAGAAACAGGTGGTACAGGAGCAGATTTACATACAAGAGCTGTAAAAGACGGAGATTACTACATCATGAATGGTGAAAAAACATTAATTTCCCATACGGACTGCTGTGAGTTTGCATATGTAATCGCTGTCACTGACCCAGATGCTCCAAAGGATAAGAGATTATCTGCATTCTTCGTACCAGTTAATACACCTGGTTATGAAATCGTTCCAATGCCTCATATGATGGGCTGCCGTGGAGCTGGACATGCAGGATTAAAATTCACTAACATGAAACTTGACAAGAAATACTTACTTGGTAAAGAAGGCGAGGGCTTAAAGATTGCAATGCATTCTTTATCCGTATCTAGAGCTCATATTGCAGTAAGTAATCTTGGTATGTCTCAGAGAATGTTAGAAATGACAATTAAGAGAGCAAAAGACAGAGTGACATTTGGAAAACCACTTGTTAAGAGACAAGCAATTCAACAGACAATTGCTGATATGGGAACTGAAATACATGCACTTAGATTAATGGTTTACGATTTTGCAAAAGATTATGAAGCTGGTAAGGAAATTGAAATGAAAGCAGCTATGTGTAAACTTCATAGTATCAACACTGTTAAGTTAGTATCTGATTATATGTTAGAGATATTTGGAGGAATTGGATACTTTGAAGAATGCGAATATGGTCCAGTTGAAAGATTATATCGTGATTGTCGTGCAATGTGGTTAGAGGAAGGTCCTAGAACTGTTCAAAGATTAACAGCTTCAAGAAAACTTATTGCTAATGGAGGCAATACTGAAGAAGAGTAA
- a CDS encoding type I phosphomannose isomerase catalytic subunit, whose translation MYPIKFENLYYDKIWGGRDLELFRNNLPEGKIGESWDIACHKNGMGIVKNGRFKGIRFDDLIKTQGDKLLGTKIKGNRFPLLVKLINAREKLSIQVHPDDIYAKKVENDSGKTEVWYVIEAFEGASLIVGAKDGCSIDEFKKAINNGNLEKYVNRIPVKKGDVYFIKSGLVHAICEGVVLVEIQQNSDITYRVYDYGRGRKLHINKALDVVNLKLKGNKSRGISIKKDGYKKTYFCLSREISLELYDIQIEAAEKSDRERFYIFTCVDGKGKIVYSGGFEDIFKGDSVLIPASLGEYSLKGNMKLLKSYVPDCNEVENSILDEIRKF comes from the coding sequence GTGTATCCAATAAAATTTGAAAATTTATACTATGATAAAATTTGGGGAGGCAGAGATTTAGAACTTTTTAGAAATAACCTTCCTGAAGGTAAGATAGGAGAAAGTTGGGATATAGCCTGTCATAAAAATGGTATGGGCATAGTAAAGAATGGAAGATTTAAAGGAATTAGGTTTGATGATCTTATTAAGACTCAAGGAGATAAGCTATTGGGAACAAAAATTAAAGGTAATAGATTTCCCCTTCTTGTAAAACTAATAAACGCCAGGGAGAAACTTTCAATACAAGTTCATCCAGATGATATATATGCGAAAAAAGTAGAAAATGATTCAGGAAAGACAGAGGTATGGTATGTTATTGAAGCATTTGAAGGGGCAAGTTTGATAGTTGGAGCTAAAGATGGATGCAGCATAGATGAATTTAAAAAGGCTATAAACAATGGAAACTTGGAAAAGTATGTGAACAGAATTCCTGTTAAAAAAGGTGATGTGTATTTTATAAAAAGCGGTCTTGTGCATGCCATATGTGAAGGAGTTGTATTGGTAGAAATTCAACAAAATAGTGATATAACTTACAGAGTATATGACTATGGAAGGGGAAGAAAGTTACATATTAATAAAGCCTTAGACGTGGTAAATCTAAAATTGAAAGGAAATAAGAGTAGAGGTATTAGTATAAAAAAGGATGGTTATAAAAAAACTTATTTTTGTTTATCAAGAGAAATTTCTCTGGAGTTATATGATATTCAAATTGAGGCAGCAGAAAAAAGTGATAGAGAAAGATTTTATATATTTACCTGCGTTGATGGTAAGGGCAAGATAGTTTACAGCGGGGGTTTTGAAGATATATTTAAAGGAGACAGTGTGCTTATTCCAGCTTCTCTCGGAGAATATAGTTTAAAAGGTAACATGAAATTGCTTAAAAGCTATGTTCCAGATTGCAATGAGGTAGAAAATAGTATATTAGATGAAATAAGAAAATTTTAA
- a CDS encoding ferritin family protein, with protein sequence MKHYMCPFTRCGMNFSNNISQMDLNLDEYAYPDNFNSALKLIEEAISGERKDELFYDYLIKNAPKNGSKKIISGIRDNEKKHNKMFRFIYYELTGNMIPSPENVEFNTPDSFCSGIKRALNGELNAVVKYRKILFALNNRKHINMLIEIITDELRHANLYNFIYTSNCSNEQF encoded by the coding sequence ATGAAACATTATATGTGTCCCTTTACTCGCTGTGGTATGAACTTTTCTAACAATATTTCTCAGATGGACTTGAATTTAGATGAGTACGCTTATCCAGACAACTTCAATTCTGCACTAAAGTTAATAGAAGAAGCTATTTCTGGAGAAAGGAAAGATGAGCTTTTTTACGACTATTTAATAAAAAATGCCCCTAAAAATGGATCTAAAAAGATTATATCTGGTATAAGAGATAATGAAAAAAAGCATAATAAAATGTTTAGATTTATTTACTATGAACTAACGGGAAATATGATTCCCTCTCCTGAAAATGTAGAGTTTAATACTCCCGATTCTTTCTGCAGCGGCATTAAACGTGCTTTAAACGGAGAACTAAATGCAGTTGTAAAATATAGAAAAATATTATTTGCACTCAATAACAGAAAACACATAAACATGCTTATTGAAATAATAACAGATGAATTAAGACATGCTAATCTATATAACTTTATATATACGTCAAACTGTTCTAATGAACAATTCTAA
- the leuB gene encoding 3-isopropylmalate dehydrogenase — protein sequence MKFNVALIPGDGIGPEAIEQAVKVLDKVGEIFSHEFKYTKVCAGGAAVDKYDKPLPEETLDICKKSDAVLLGAIGGDKWSNLPLNKKPEKALLTLRKELGLYANLRPAVLQRSLKNDCPLKSELVKDGIDMIIIRELTGGMYSGEKGVRQGKDGKEAYDVECYSENTVRRIASKAFEIALKRRKKVTSIDKANVLESSMLWRNTVNEVAKNYPEIELEHIYVDSASMKILKNPGAFDVVLASNAFGDIIADEASQIVGSIGTLPAASLGEKSLGMFEPNQIHSSVQDIAGKNTANPIAVIMSSAMMLRYSFNLNEEASAIEKAVSETLENGYRTRDMMTDGMKLVGTREMGDAIVKLLSK from the coding sequence ATGAAATTCAATGTAGCACTAATACCAGGAGACGGAATTGGACCTGAAGCTATTGAACAAGCTGTTAAAGTATTAGATAAAGTTGGAGAAATATTTTCACATGAGTTTAAATACACAAAAGTTTGTGCAGGAGGAGCAGCTGTTGATAAATATGACAAGCCCCTTCCAGAAGAAACTTTAGATATTTGTAAAAAAAGTGATGCAGTTTTGCTTGGAGCAATAGGAGGAGATAAGTGGAGCAATCTTCCTTTAAATAAGAAACCGGAAAAAGCACTTTTGACTTTGAGAAAAGAATTAGGACTTTACGCAAACTTGCGTCCTGCAGTACTGCAAAGATCATTAAAAAATGATTGCCCTTTAAAGTCTGAACTTGTAAAAGATGGTATTGATATGATTATAATAAGAGAATTAACCGGAGGAATGTATTCTGGTGAAAAAGGAGTAAGACAGGGCAAAGATGGAAAAGAAGCTTATGATGTTGAGTGCTATAGTGAAAATACAGTTAGAAGAATAGCTTCAAAGGCTTTTGAAATTGCACTTAAAAGAAGAAAAAAGGTAACTAGTATTGATAAAGCTAATGTTTTAGAAAGCTCCATGCTTTGGAGAAATACTGTAAATGAAGTAGCAAAAAATTATCCTGAAATTGAGTTAGAACACATATATGTAGATAGTGCTTCAATGAAAATCTTAAAAAATCCTGGTGCATTTGATGTAGTATTGGCATCAAATGCATTTGGAGATATTATAGCAGACGAAGCTAGCCAAATAGTTGGATCTATTGGAACTTTGCCAGCTGCAAGCCTTGGAGAGAAAAGCCTGGGAATGTTTGAGCCAAATCAAATACATTCTTCTGTGCAGGATATTGCAGGGAAAAACACGGCAAATCCTATAGCTGTAATAATGTCTTCTGCCATGATGCTTAGATACTCATTTAATCTAAATGAAGAAGCTTCTGCTATTGAGAAAGCTGTATCAGAGACACTTGAAAATGGTTATAGAACTAGAGATATGATGACCGATGGAATGAAACTTGTTGGAACTAGGGAAATGGGAGATGCTATAGTTAAATTGTTAAGTAAGTAA
- a CDS encoding response regulator transcription factor, producing MDSKPYILVIEDDRPIRNFITAALSSQGYKYIETDKGNEGISLVMSHNPDLIILDLGLPDIDGIEVIEKVRGWSNIPIIVVSARGNERQKVEALDKGADDYLTKPFSISELLARIRVSLRHLIVNKDQHEILNNFKVKKLFIDFDKRRVTVEGKEIHLTPIEYKIMALLCKYSGKVLTHNFIIREIWGSSLGSETKSLRVFMANLRRKIEKDPAQPEYIYTEVGVGYRLADE from the coding sequence ATGGATAGTAAGCCTTATATTCTTGTAATTGAAGATGACAGACCAATAAGAAATTTTATTACAGCAGCCTTATCTTCCCAGGGATATAAATATATTGAAACAGATAAGGGAAATGAGGGCATTTCTCTTGTAATGTCACATAATCCTGATCTTATAATACTAGATTTGGGTCTTCCAGATATTGATGGAATTGAAGTTATAGAAAAAGTAAGGGGATGGTCCAATATTCCCATTATAGTTGTATCTGCAAGAGGAAATGAAAGACAGAAAGTTGAGGCACTTGATAAGGGGGCAGATGATTATTTAACTAAACCTTTTAGTATAAGTGAATTGCTTGCTAGAATTCGTGTGTCTTTAAGGCATCTTATTGTAAACAAGGATCAACATGAGATATTGAATAATTTTAAGGTAAAAAAGCTATTTATAGATTTTGATAAAAGGCGTGTAACTGTAGAAGGTAAAGAGATACATTTAACTCCTATAGAGTATAAAATAATGGCACTTTTATGTAAGTATTCAGGAAAGGTGCTGACTCATAATTTTATTATTCGTGAAATATGGGGTTCATCCTTGGGAAGTGAGACCAAATCATTAAGGGTGTTTATGGCAAACTTAAGACGAAAGATAGAAAAAGATCCTGCACAGCCTGAGTATATATATACAGAGGTAGGGGTAGGCTATAGATTAGCAGATGAGTAG
- a CDS encoding sensor histidine kinase KdpD, protein MDYNERPDPYCILSKVEKEESKGKRGKLKIFFGYAAGVGKTYSMLREAHDIKNLGKDIVIGYIESHERLETMDLTKGIESINTKVIDYRGVILKEFDLDAALSRKPEIILVDELAHTNAKGKRHRKRWQDIEELLEAGIDVYTTLNVQHIESLNDVVESITHISVRETIPDKVFDNADKVEIIDIEPDELLKRFSDGKVYARNQVKSAFHNFFTKSTLYALREIALRKTADRVNYEIETARLSKGQITVVPASDQILACISSSPSSLRVIRTAARMAEVYHSKWIVVYVETTKSQKLNKEDRKRLNSYFNLGEQLGGEVVTIYGDDIADQVIQYAKFRNITKIIIGKNNKKTSKVFHFYAKDVVDKLMDSNSYIDVYVIPNSLYDRKRDKITKKFSKEFNLSLKEAIKAVLILLIVTCVAMIFDYVGFSEANVIMIFILGVIIVYMQTTGYLMGIISSLVGVSIFNYLFVQPKRSFHFYDKNYLITFVMILIESFIIGNLTNKIQQDADESYTREKRTQTLYRVTSKLLSAVGNSDVVSIAIKYLSRLVDRTVVCYLSIDNKLSTPFVYYLDESKKDDLILNKDEAAVAYWSFLKGKEAGSGTDTFYRARGYYIPIKVQNKILGVIGVSCEKDFLSHDQKFIVETVTGQMAIALDREILVGQQEKSKVEIERERLRSNLLRSISHDLRSPLAGIKGAVSTIIENGKFIPEKTKEDLLNGIYDDTEWLISLVENLLSMTKFDEGNMKINKNLELVEEVVSEAVQRSSKYFKDHKIKVDVPKKLIMVPMDGNLIEQVLINLIQNAAKFSKKQSFIQIKVYESVDSVFFEVIDDGIGISDKILPHIFDRFFTNGSSIADSRRGVGLGLTICKSIVEAHCGTIEAENKKEGGAIFRFNIPKGESNSNELM, encoded by the coding sequence ATAGATTATAATGAAAGACCTGATCCATATTGTATTTTAAGCAAAGTGGAAAAAGAAGAGAGTAAAGGTAAACGAGGAAAATTAAAAATATTTTTTGGATATGCCGCAGGAGTTGGGAAAACCTATTCCATGCTTAGAGAAGCCCATGACATTAAAAATTTGGGAAAAGATATAGTGATAGGTTATATTGAATCCCATGAAAGATTAGAAACTATGGATTTGACTAAAGGGATTGAGAGTATAAATACCAAAGTTATAGATTATAGGGGGGTAATTTTAAAAGAATTTGATTTGGATGCAGCACTTTCAAGAAAGCCTGAGATAATACTTGTAGATGAACTTGCTCACACTAATGCCAAGGGAAAAAGACATAGAAAAAGATGGCAGGATATAGAGGAGCTTCTTGAAGCTGGAATTGATGTATATACTACGTTAAATGTTCAGCACATTGAAAGTTTAAATGATGTAGTTGAAAGTATAACTCATATTTCCGTAAGAGAAACTATTCCAGACAAGGTATTTGATAACGCAGATAAAGTTGAAATTATAGATATAGAACCAGATGAACTTTTAAAGCGTTTTAGCGATGGTAAAGTATATGCAAGAAATCAGGTAAAGAGTGCCTTTCATAATTTCTTTACTAAAAGCACTTTATATGCTTTAAGGGAAATTGCCCTTAGGAAAACTGCTGATAGAGTAAACTATGAAATTGAAACTGCAAGGCTTTCGAAAGGTCAGATTACTGTAGTACCTGCCTCCGATCAAATACTTGCATGTATAAGTTCATCGCCTTCATCTCTTCGGGTTATACGAACAGCTGCAAGAATGGCAGAAGTTTATCATTCAAAATGGATAGTAGTATATGTAGAGACTACTAAATCTCAGAAATTAAATAAGGAAGATAGAAAAAGACTTAATTCATATTTTAATTTAGGAGAGCAATTAGGCGGAGAAGTAGTTACAATATATGGGGATGACATAGCAGATCAGGTTATACAATATGCAAAATTTAGAAATATAACTAAGATAATAATAGGTAAGAACAACAAAAAAACAAGTAAGGTATTTCACTTTTATGCAAAAGATGTAGTAGATAAACTTATGGATTCTAATTCTTATATTGATGTTTATGTAATACCAAATTCACTATATGATAGGAAAAGGGACAAGATTACTAAGAAATTTAGTAAAGAATTCAATTTATCCTTAAAGGAAGCTATTAAAGCTGTTTTAATTTTATTAATAGTAACTTGTGTTGCTATGATTTTTGACTATGTGGGTTTTTCAGAAGCCAATGTTATTATGATTTTTATTTTAGGTGTTATAATCGTATATATGCAGACTACGGGTTACTTAATGGGGATAATATCTTCTTTAGTAGGTGTATCTATATTTAATTATTTATTTGTTCAGCCCAAGAGATCTTTTCATTTTTATGATAAAAATTATTTGATTACATTTGTAATGATACTTATTGAGTCATTTATAATAGGAAATTTGACAAATAAAATTCAACAAGACGCGGATGAGTCCTATACCAGGGAAAAGAGAACACAGACATTGTACAGGGTGACTAGTAAACTTTTAAGTGCAGTTGGAAATTCTGATGTAGTTTCCATAGCTATAAAATATTTATCAAGACTTGTGGACAGGACTGTGGTATGTTACTTATCTATAGATAACAAGCTTTCAACTCCTTTTGTATATTATTTGGATGAATCAAAAAAAGATGACTTAATTTTAAATAAAGATGAAGCTGCTGTAGCTTACTGGAGTTTTTTGAAAGGTAAGGAAGCTGGTTCTGGTACAGATACATTTTATAGGGCAAGGGGATACTATATTCCAATAAAAGTGCAAAATAAGATATTAGGAGTCATTGGAGTTTCCTGTGAAAAAGATTTTTTAAGCCATGATCAGAAATTTATTGTAGAAACTGTAACGGGCCAAATGGCTATTGCACTTGATAGAGAAATACTTGTAGGGCAGCAGGAGAAATCTAAAGTGGAAATTGAACGTGAGAGACTTAGAAGTAATCTTTTAAGATCTATTTCCCATGATTTAAGAAGTCCCCTTGCAGGAATTAAGGGAGCAGTAAGTACTATTATAGAAAACGGTAAATTTATACCAGAAAAGACCAAGGAAGACTTGTTAAATGGTATTTATGACGATACAGAATGGCTTATAAGTCTTGTAGAGAATCTCCTTAGTATGACTAAATTTGATGAGGGGAATATGAAAATCAATAAAAATCTAGAATTGGTGGAGGAAGTAGTATCAGAGGCAGTTCAAAGAAGTTCTAAATATTTTAAAGATCATAAAATAAAGGTAGATGTTCCAAAGAAACTTATAATGGTTCCTATGGATGGAAATTTAATTGAGCAAGTACTTATAAATTTAATTCAGAATGCTGCAAAATTTTCTAAAAAACAATCGTTTATACAAATAAAAGTTTATGAAAGTGTAGACAGTGTGTTTTTTGAAGTCATAGATGATGGAATAGGAATATCAGATAAAATATTGCCCCATATATTTGATAGATTTTTTACCAATGGAAGTAGTATAGCAGATTCAAGACGTGGTGTGGGACTTGGACTTACTATTTGTAAATCCATAGTTGAGGCCCATTGTGGTACAATTGAAGCTGAAAATAAAAAAGAAGGAGGGGCTATTTTTAGATTTAATATCCCTAAAGGGGAAAGTAATAGTAATGAGTTAATGTAA